DNA from Bradyrhizobium diazoefficiens USDA 110:
CGAGCTGCCGTTCAAGGATTTCCAGGAGATGAAGGCGAGCGGCAAGCTCAACGTGGTGTCGCTGCCGTTCTCCAACGGCATCCAGTATATCGGCATGAACGTCACCAAGCCGCCGTTCGACAACGTCAAGGTGCGGCAGGCGATCGCCTATGCGCTGCCCTACCAGAAGATCATGGACGCGGTGCTGTTCGGGCTCGGCAATCCCATGTTCGGCGCCGCCAAGGACAAGCCGACCGAGGTCGCCTGGCCGCAGCAGCACAAATACAACACCGACATGGAGAAGGCGAAGGCGCTGCTGACGGAGGCCGGCTACGCCAACGGTTTCGAGACCACGATCTCGTTCGACCTCAATTTCGCCGGCGTCAACGAGCCGCTCTGCGTGCTGGTGCAGGAATCGCTCGCCCAGCTCGGCATCAAGACCACCATCAACAAGGTGCCCGGCGCCAACTGGCGCACCGAATTGAACAAGAAGGAGATGCCGCTCTTCACCAACGTGTTCTCGGGTTGGCTCGATTACCCCGAGTACTTCTTCTATTGGTGCTATCACGGCAACAATTCCGTCTTCAACACCATGAGCTACAAGTCGGCGGAGATGGACAAGCTGATCGACGGCGCGCGCGTCGCGGCCGCGAGTGGCGACACCGCGACCTACGACACCGACGTGAAGGGTTTCGTCGATCTCGCCTACAGCGACATCCCGCGCATCCCGCTGTACCAGCCCTTCGTCAACGTCGCGATGCAGAAGAACATCAGCGGCTACCAATACTGGTTCCATCGCCGCCTGGACTACCGCGCGATGGCAAAGGGGTGAGGTGTCATGCTGATGGTCGGCGACGCATCGGCATGTGTTGGTCTCTTCCACTGGAGTGAGGTGGGCACTGTCATCTCATTCCCTCTCCCCTTGTGGGGTCCGAGGCGAGCGAAGCTCGCTCTCGAGGGCAGGGAGGGGGGTAGCCACGAACTCCGACCCCTCCCGGAGCCACCCCCCTTCCTAGCCCTCCCCCACAAGGGGGGAGGGAACGCAGCTGAGCAGGTCGTTCGAATTTGCTTCCAATGGCTAGGCAGAAGGAGAGCACTCCCATGCTGACCATGATCGGCAAGCGCCTGATGTTCGCGATACCCTCGCTGATCGGCGTCGTCATCGTCACCTTCCTGCTGACGCGCGCGCTGCCTGGTGATCCCGCCGCGTATTTCGCCGGTCCCGCCGCGACGAAAGAGGCCGTCGAGCAGATCCGGAAGAAGCTCGGCCTCGACCGGCCGCTGATCGAGCAGTTCTTCCGCTACACCAACGACCTCGCCCATGGCGATTTCGGCAACTCGCTCACCACAGGCCAGCCGGTCGCCGCCGAGATCCGCAACCGCCTGCCGGCGTCGGCCGAGCTGACGCTGCTCGGCCTCATCGTCTCGATCGTCATCGCCATTCCGCTCGGTGTGCTGGCGGCGACGCGGCCGGGATCATGGGTCGATCACCTCTGTCGCGTCACGACGACGGCCGGCGTCTCGCTGCCGGTGTTCTTCACCGGGCTCGTTCTCGTCTACGTTTTCTATTTCCGGCTCGGCTGGTCGCCCGCGCCGCTCGGCCGTCTCGACGTGTTCTACAGCGCGCCGCCGACGGTGACCGGTTTCTATCTGATCGACACCCTGATCGCGCGCGACCTCGAGGCGTTCCGCTCGGCGCTGAGCCAGCTTATTTTGCCGGCCACCACGCTTGCGATCTTCTCGCTGGCACCGATCGCGCGCATGACCCGCGCCTCGATGCTGGCGGTGCTCGCCTCCGAATTCGTCCGCACTGCGCGCGCCAGCGGCCTGTCGCCGGCGACCGTCATCGTCACCTACGCCTTCCGCAACGCGATGCTGCCCGTGATCACCACGCTCAGCATGGTGTTCTCGTTCCTGCTCGGTGCGAACGTGCTGGTGGAAAAAGTGTTCGCCTGGCCCGGCATCGGATCCTATGCGGTGGAAGCGCTGATCTCGTCGGACTTCGCGCCGGTGCAGGGTTTCGTGCTGACCATGGCGGTCATGTACGTGCTGCTCAATCTCGTGATCGACATTTTGTACGGCGTAATCGATCCGCGCGTCAGGTTGGAGGGCTAAATCATGAGCTCCGTTGCGCCTGCTGTTGAACCCGTCGGTCCCGCCCGTACCTCGGGACTGGTCGCGATCCTCGAACAGACCCGCTACGTTCTCGGCGAAAACAAGGTCACGGGTTTTGCCTTCGCCCTGCTGATTGTGATCCTCATCGCCGCGATCTTCGGTCCCTATGTGGTGCCGTATGATCCGCTCGCCTCCGACACCGCCGCGGCGTTGAAAGCGCCCTCGGCGGCGCACTGGTTCGGGACCGATCAGCTCGGCCGCGACATCTTCAGCCGCGTCGTCGTGGCCACGCGTCTCGATACCTTCATCGCGATCGCCTCCGTCGTGCTGGTGTTCCTGATGGGCGGCCTCGCCGGCATCGCGGCCGGCTATTTCGGCGGCTGGACCGACCGCATCGTCGGCCGCATCGCCGACACCATCATGGCGTTTCCGCTATTCGTGCTGGCGATGGGCATCGTCGCGGCGCTCGGCAACACGGTGCAGAACATCATTCTTGCGACCGCGATCGTGAACTTCCCGCTCTATGCCCGCGTCGCGCGTGCCGAGGCCAATGTCCGCCGCAATGCCGGCTTCGTGCAGGCCGCGCGCCTGTCCGGCAACGGTGAATTCCGCATCCTGCTGGTGCATATTCTCCCGAACATCATGCCGATCATGATCGTGCAGATGTCGCTGACCATGGGCTACGCCATCCTCAACGCCGCCGGCCTGTCCTTCATCGGCCTCGGCGTCCGCCCGCCGACCGCCGAATGGGGCATCATGGTCGCGGAAGGCGCGGGCTTCATGGTCTCAGGCGAATGGTGGATCGCGCTGTTCCCCGGCCTCGCTTTGATGATCGCCGTGTTCTGCTTCAACCTCCTCGGCGACGGCCTGCGCGACATCGTCGACCCGCAGCGGAGGACGTGATGGCAAAGCCCCTGCTAAGATTCCCCAATGATTCCAACGCCATTCTACTGTGCATGGGGTTGTTTTCGCACTTTTTGAGTGACGGGAGCCATCTATGACGGCCCAGCCCTTGCTCGACGTCCAGGACCTCACGGTCGAATTCACCACCCGCCGCGGCATCGTGAAGGCGGTGCAGCACGTCAACATCTCCGTCGCCAAGGGCGAGACGCTGGCGATCGTCGGCGAGTCCGGCTCCGGCAAGTCGGTGACGTCCTATGCGGTGATGCGCATCCTCGACCGGGCGGGGCGGATCGCCGAGGGCTCGGTGATGTTTTCCGGCATCGACGTGAAGGCTGCGACCGAAGACCAGATGCGCGACCTGCGCGGCCGCGAAGTCTCGATGATCTTCCAGAACCCGCGCGCTGCACTGAACCCGATCCGCAAGGTCGGCGACCAGATCGAGGACGTGCTGCGCACCCATGTGCAGCAGGCCCAGGTCGCCGATCACGGTGAGAAGGCGATCGAGGCGCTGGAGCAGGTCAAGATCGCCCGCCCGCGCGAGCGCTACCACGCCTATCCGTTCGAACTGTCCGGCGGCATGTGCCAGCGCGTCGTCATCGCGCTGGCGCTGGCCTGCAACCCGCAGCTCCTCATCGCGGACGAGCCGACCACGGGCCTCGACGTCACCACCCAGAAGGCGGTGATGGATTTGATCGTCGAGCTGACCAGGCGCCGCGCGATGTCGACCATCCTGATCACGCATGATCTGGGTTTGGCCGCCGCCTATTGCGACCGTGTCGTGGTGATGGAAAAGGGTCGCGTGGTCGAGACCGCCACGGCCGCCGACATTTTCGCCAACCCGCAGCACCCCTACACCAAGAAGCTGATGCGCGCGACACCGCGGCTCGGCGTGAGCCTGCGGGATCTGCTGCCGGAGGAGGAGGGGGCTTCCTTCGCCTCTCCCCGCGTGCGGGGAGAGGCCGACGCACGAAGTGCGGGGGGTGAGGGGGACTCTCCAAGCACCGTGCTCGCGGAGACGCCCCCTCACCCCAACCCTCTCAGCGCGAGCGAAGCTCGTCGCGACCCCGCAAGCG
Protein-coding regions in this window:
- a CDS encoding ABC transporter substrate-binding protein, with product MKRRDFLKSVSGLAAGAALPAMPSVISSAKADARSETLLIVSEGGPNNLDIHGVGTNVPGYEVSWNCYDRLISHEMKSGPGGVPYYDRDKFKGELAEDMKIDDMSVTFKLKKNAKFHDGAPVTAKDVKWSLDRAVSVGGFPTFQMSAGSLTKPEQFVVIDDYTVRVDFLKKDKLTIPDLAVIVPCIVNSELVKKNASEKDPWGLEFTKQQTAGSGAYKVTKWTAGTEVIMERNEDWVGGPLPKIKRVIWRMVPQAGNRRALLERGDADISYELPFKDFQEMKASGKLNVVSLPFSNGIQYIGMNVTKPPFDNVKVRQAIAYALPYQKIMDAVLFGLGNPMFGAAKDKPTEVAWPQQHKYNTDMEKAKALLTEAGYANGFETTISFDLNFAGVNEPLCVLVQESLAQLGIKTTINKVPGANWRTELNKKEMPLFTNVFSGWLDYPEYFFYWCYHGNNSVFNTMSYKSAEMDKLIDGARVAAASGDTATYDTDVKGFVDLAYSDIPRIPLYQPFVNVAMQKNISGYQYWFHRRLDYRAMAKG
- a CDS encoding ABC transporter permease, whose translation is MLTMIGKRLMFAIPSLIGVVIVTFLLTRALPGDPAAYFAGPAATKEAVEQIRKKLGLDRPLIEQFFRYTNDLAHGDFGNSLTTGQPVAAEIRNRLPASAELTLLGLIVSIVIAIPLGVLAATRPGSWVDHLCRVTTTAGVSLPVFFTGLVLVYVFYFRLGWSPAPLGRLDVFYSAPPTVTGFYLIDTLIARDLEAFRSALSQLILPATTLAIFSLAPIARMTRASMLAVLASEFVRTARASGLSPATVIVTYAFRNAMLPVITTLSMVFSFLLGANVLVEKVFAWPGIGSYAVEALISSDFAPVQGFVLTMAVMYVLLNLVIDILYGVIDPRVRLEG
- a CDS encoding ABC transporter permease produces the protein MSSVAPAVEPVGPARTSGLVAILEQTRYVLGENKVTGFAFALLIVILIAAIFGPYVVPYDPLASDTAAALKAPSAAHWFGTDQLGRDIFSRVVVATRLDTFIAIASVVLVFLMGGLAGIAAGYFGGWTDRIVGRIADTIMAFPLFVLAMGIVAALGNTVQNIILATAIVNFPLYARVARAEANVRRNAGFVQAARLSGNGEFRILLVHILPNIMPIMIVQMSLTMGYAILNAAGLSFIGLGVRPPTAEWGIMVAEGAGFMVSGEWWIALFPGLALMIAVFCFNLLGDGLRDIVDPQRRT
- a CDS encoding dipeptide ABC transporter ATP-binding protein, whose translation is MTAQPLLDVQDLTVEFTTRRGIVKAVQHVNISVAKGETLAIVGESGSGKSVTSYAVMRILDRAGRIAEGSVMFSGIDVKAATEDQMRDLRGREVSMIFQNPRAALNPIRKVGDQIEDVLRTHVQQAQVADHGEKAIEALEQVKIARPRERYHAYPFELSGGMCQRVVIALALACNPQLLIADEPTTGLDVTTQKAVMDLIVELTRRRAMSTILITHDLGLAAAYCDRVVVMEKGRVVETATAADIFANPQHPYTKKLMRATPRLGVSLRDLLPEEEGASFASPRVRGEADARSAGGEGDSPSTVLAETPPHPNPLSASEARRDPASGERGKSEQPLLLIEKLVKEYPRQGATATLGKLFGRKPPVEPDVFRAVDGISFSIGHGESVGLVGESGCGKSTTSMMVMRLLDQTSGLIQFDGEDIGGIAPASFARLPQRSRIQMVFQDPTDSLNPRFTAARAIADPIMQLGDVRGRDALRARCEELATMVGLPHNLLDRFPHQLSGGQKARVGIARAIALHPKLVILDEPTAALDVSVQALVLNLLQDLKARLGMSYLFVSHDLNVVRLLCDRVIVMRTGRIVEEGSSERVLSDPQDDYTKELLTAIPHPPLPVH